The Cicer arietinum cultivar CDC Frontier isolate Library 1 chromosome 1, Cicar.CDCFrontier_v2.0, whole genome shotgun sequence genome contains the following window.
ACTGTAATTGCTCTCTGCAGGGGTATTGACTTAGCAAGGTGGAAAGAACTTCGAGAGGAAAGAGGAGAAGTGGCTGATTTGGAAAAATTTGTTCAACACATGCATGGAAATCATTTTATACCAAACATGGCATTAGTGGACTGCACAGCTGATTCTGCCATTGTTGGCTATTACTATGATTGGTTGCACAAAGGAATACATGTAGTTACCCCCAATAAGAAAGCAAATTCAGGACTACTTGATCAGGTAAAGTAATCCATTTGTCCTTTTGATGGATAATTAGTTAGTGCAAtaggtttttgaaatttcatacCTATTTTGTCACTATGTACTTTGCTAGAAATAGAATTTACCGAACATCAATTTAGGTTCATCTGTTTTCAACTTTTATGAttcttttaaagaatatatcaGTTTAAGGAAAAGAGCACTTGATTAAAATTTTGTCTGAAAAGGAAAACCACATAATTGCATTGTCAGTACAAGGTAATTTGGAGATTCCTATCTTTTCTTCAGCGTGTTCATGCAGCACGTCCTAGTAACTCCAACTCACTCACTTTTCTCGTAACAGGTATGTTCTCAAAATAagtttcttttataatttgttatgtTGCTAATTTCCTTTTCTGTATCTTCTCCAATGTTCCATTCACAACTTACTTCTTATATGTTTCAGTTCTCCTGTTATTCATGATTCTGAACTCTCACCAGATGTCACCAAATTTTCTGGTAAGGTCTTCTCTTTCTAAGCAAGGCATGCATATTTTTTCAAGAAATGAAAACGAGATTTGATATTGTTAATGATGTTTATGATTTATGAGGTCTTTGTTCTATTTGTAGCTCTGGCTTGTGCTTGGTGTTTTCTTTATGGCTACAATGCTAAGGATGTATGCAACATGTCAACAGCTTCAAGCACAGGCCCAAGCTCATGCAGCAGCAGCCAGTGGCCTTCTTGGCCACATAGAACTACGGTTGCATATGCCGCCATCAATAGCACTTGCAAGCCGAGGGCGTTTGCAGGGTCCTAGACTTCAACTGGCACTTCTTGTGAGAGTTTGATGATCTAGGtttagtgacagacaatacTGTAGGAATAgattaattctttatttatatttatctagtttttagtgaCAGTCATTATTATAGGTAGAAATCAAAAACATATAGTGACAATCATCAGAACATGTAGTGACAGTCCTCAAAGTGTAGCAGAACGCCCCCTTAAAGTTGACACTAGATTTGAgtgtcactcaaagtattattgacTTTTACCTACAGTTTTTAACTTTTAGTGAAACATTTTGTGTGTCACGAtaggtcaatttttttgtagtgtaTTGATGttaatgtttaattaaaattatgttaatattgtaataatttatatttatttatgattatgttGGTTATAGTGTGACCTTACTACCAATGAGATTGCTAACGaattttaaagacaaaaaatcCTTTAATTTTTGGACTTAAAAgtagataaaattgaaaattagtATGATTGATGAACGACAAATCTATTGACACCCCCATTTATACCTTCCATCCTCCAATTCACCTAAAAATCTTTtaaccctttttttttattataaataaaatgaaaaaaaaataattcatccACTTTTTCACTCATAGATTTGCAACTTTCAAAATCTCTAACAAAATTTCCTAGCGTTTCGAAACTTCTAAAGCACAAGTAAGTTACTTTTTTGAactttttgatgaatttgaaacattcaaaatgtaatttatggtttttcaaaatatttttgaaagtttcgagcAATATGAAACTTCTAAAATAGAGGATTcaacaattttcaaaagtttcaagaaATATGAAactttaaaaacacattttttaaaactttcaacCGTATTAAAAGctccaaaattaaattttttctagaaaaatgaaatttccaaACATTCAAGTGCTCAATATAGACTGCAATGGTTGCATGATCTATACAAAAGTCTCATCTAAACTAATCGGTATGAGTGTGTTGCAAGAAACATATCTTTTGCACTTAGATGGAAACATTATTTTTACCGACAAGACTCACACTCAGGTCGAGGCGAAGTATAAAAGCTTGTTCATTAATTTAGAGCGTTTTCAAGACTATGCATGGGGTATAATTGCATTAATTATGCTATATGATAACCTGAGAGATAGAGCTATTCATGACACTAGGAAGTTAGGTGGATATATGACCATGTTACTCGGATCCTCCTTGATGATCCACCTGCTACTCCACCTATTGATCCACATGTTCCATCATCTTTTGCACAAGTGGATCCATCTTCTACACGAGACACTAGAGAATATGAGCTTTTACAAAGAatcatacaattaataaaattagatGGTGAAGTTCATGAGATATCATGTGAGTTACTATGCATGTTCTAGGGAGGAAATTAGTAGATTATGTGTAATAGATGTATTATTTTAGAGTTCTGTTTTGTTGCATGACTACTATTTTATTGTGTATCATGGATATAATTCTCGTTAtggtttatgtttatttttggaattatgcaactatgattttatttctcttaaaattaaaaaacaacataCACAAAACTTCACGAATAGTTTTATGGATCAACTAAAGTAGATTTATAGAAATATCAACTCAATCAATGCAATCTAatgtataaaattaatattcattGAATGAAACATAAGATGGTTTGATAAAATGTTGGATCTATGTGTTCCCAATGCTTGAGACATCATGCATAAGCTAATTCCCAGACCTTTGCACCATCATTATAAAAGTCTCTCCATTTTTGTGAGGTGGGTGGCAAAGGATAACCAAATTTCAATGTTACCTGTACCCAATGGTCttcattgataaataaaatttctattaaaGAATCACGATAATAACCTCTTGATTGTGGTTCCTTTAGAGGAAATAATGTCAAGTTCAAATTACGAGACAATGACACCAAACCGATATTATATCTTGTCGCTATCACGTAACGCTTCTCTAGTAGATTCATccatttttatttctctttagcACCCAAGTTATTTATCTTCAATGAGTTTCGTACTTTTTCAACACTGTCATAG
Protein-coding sequences here:
- the LOC101495929 gene encoding E3 ubiquitin-protein ligase SDIR1-like — encoded protein: MGILGSKSMLLSDVGIDLARWKELREERGEVADLEKFVQHMHGNHFIPNMALVDCTADSAIVGYYYDWLHKGIHVVTPNKKANSGLLDQYKVIWRFLSFLQRVHAARPSNSNSLTFLVTVLLLFMILNSHQMSPNFLLWLVLGVFFMATMLRMYATCQQLQAQAQAHAAAASGLLGHIELRLHMPPSIALASRGRLQGPRLQLALLVRV